The Gossypium arboreum isolate Shixiya-1 chromosome 6, ASM2569848v2, whole genome shotgun sequence DNA window ATGCCACATCAACAtacgaaataaaaaaaattcattttttgttgttatttttgaaaatttagaagctttaaaaaaaatttttgttaagCCAAATAATTTGACGCCACTAATTTCCAATGCTTGCCATCAAGTTATCATTTtctaaaggaaaaaaaataattttagttaAAAGATTGTTATACAATACATCACTAAAACAATCGATCATCTTAAGGACTTGCTAACATAATTTTGCTAGTACTTCGCTAGAGGAACTCGATCTCACGCATTTGCCTAAACATCATGGTTAACAGGCTTATgcaatttacaaaataaatatattgaaaaatatttttgataacatttatcaatttatCACATCCGACAATTTTTTGTTTAGTCCATTCAATTGACTCTAACAATGACCTAAATTAAATTTTACCATCTTATCATGTCATTTATACTCAATGATTAGACCTATTCTTATGAGGTGTTTAGAAGGGCATAATGATAAAAAGGAGCGGGTCATACACAAAGGAGAATCCAAAGGGGCCGGGCCCCCGCTAGTCTCGGCTctccctaaaatgaaaattttttgttttagtcatttaaaaaattttaaaattttaaattaacaaaaataaaattacattttgacccttaaaattatgaaaatttaatttaatcttttaaaattataaaaaaaagactatttaaaattaaatttcatttcagctcctaaattttttttcttccttcaacCCTAGTCATACAACTTTTAAGTGTTTCAGGCAATTAATTGCAATGCCTAACCAAGGTTTTATCTTTCCTCTACTGGGTGAAACGTCAGTTACAGTGCCGCACTAACTGAGGTTATATTGTGCCTTAGAtcacttggttttttttttaccgAAACAACTAATAATGCTGACGTgctatgattgtgtgaaaatttttaattacATGGATGAATTCACATAGTCATAGAGAATACAAATTTTAAACTGAATATCGGGTGGCAAAATTAGAAAAATTCTTTTGAGGTCAGAACTAAATTATATGTtgttacgatagtaaaaatataatgttattattttaatagaatagattttataatttttaaagaattaaattaaatttttattatttttgaggtgttaaaatataaatttattattattaatttaaaattttataaattataaaaaatttgagtaaaaaaattatcattttagggCTGAGGCATAGCTGCATCTGGCTCCGCCGCTGCTAATATCTAACACGaaattaaaatctataaaacctTTCAACCCTTGAATTCAAAGAAAAGAACCTAAATATCTTATTGAATTGCGAAAGGCTTTCATCACATGTAAAAACCCTTTTTACTTCTTTCTCCTCTGAAAACGTATTCTTTAATTGGTGCTTTTTTCATTTATGAATTTGTTTTTTCCATAAATGGTAGCCATGAATTTCAATCCCTCTGGGCTTACCAATGGAACTCTTGCTTCCGATTCAATTTTCATCCTttctttaaaaaagaaaaacatatttgaccttacaattttaccaaaaaacAAAAAATCTTTTAACtcttaagtttattttatttatcaaattaatggATGAAAAAAATTAATATCATTAACTTTACTTATATAACATACACGTAGATGCTACATTAACTACCACGTAACGTAATTAGAAACAACCGCGAACCTAAAAGTCAAATCTCAAAATGAAAACAAACTgcaactggttgataataatattttaaagaaAAGTAAGGTCGAAGGAGGAAAAAATAACTCTGTTTTTTAGGTGAAAAGAAATGGATTTCTAAATTTGGTGAGAATGGGGGTTGCAAGTTTGTTTTTTGGTCCAAGTGATCAAAGCCACTGTTTGGAATAATGGAGtttcaaaattttgtgattttaattttttattattgtttaattCCATACTAGATATTAggttttaagttttttattcTTCAAAATTACGTCATTTCATCCACGTAAATTAAAATCATAACACATAAACACCATTACTCTTGACTTGAAACTGAAACACTTAGGCCAAaattattccaaaaaaaaaaaaatacatccCATAAATTGTCAAAAGAGATAAATATTTAGGGATGAAATCAAAAATTTTATTGGGatcagaattaaattatatatttttgcgataataaaaatatgatttcatcattttaataatttatatatttatattttttatcatttgagaggccaaagtataattttactattactaatttaaaattttacaaattataaaaatatttaaataaaatttcttcattttAAGGGTGGCCGGACCAACCGCTACCATTATAAACATTAAAGGTCATTTTAATGATTATACCTATATAGAATAAAAATATGTACGGTGAGTCAATTGATATATTTAAAAGGTAAACTCTACTAGTAATCGTTCaattattaacatatttttatttggttactcaatttcaaatatttttatttaagttacgaAAGTTAGCaacatttgatattttaattactCCTTCATTAAATTATTAGCGAAATGCTGATGTGATCTTTTTCTATTGGCATAATAAAAAGTAACTCTCCAATAATTAAagattctatcaatttagtcttaattctaaaaattcaatatattTAACTCTCAACTTTATGCATCCTATCAATTCAGTCTCCATCTAAAATTTtagggttaaatataaaattagtactTATGGTTTTTTTGTCCTAGATTTGTACCCAAATTTTTTTTCCGTCAACTAAATCGGTACCTGAGTCTATCGTCGTTAAGTACAGGACGGGTGACAAAATAAGATTGTAACAATGGCATAAATGATGTcataatctaattttttttaaaatttttttcttttgactTTTCTCCCCTAATTTTTTGTCCTGTAATTAATttccttttttgttttgttttttccattttttcttcttcttcttctttttcttcctcccTCAACCCAAGTTGCTACCTTTATCGCCACCGGTGGTTGGCCTCCtttttggcttgaaaatggcaccaaaGTGTAGCTTTCAAAAGTAagcaaaaagaaagagaaaaaacatAGCAcataaagaagaaaaaagaacaaAGGGTTCCATAATTAAtggagaaagaagaagaaagaaaaagaacttgggttgaaggaggaagaagaagaagaagaagaagaagaagaagaagaagaagaagaagaagaagaagaagaagaagaagaagaagaagaagaagaagaagaagaagaagaagaagaagaagaagaagaagaagaagaacgaaGAACGAAGAACGAAGAACGAAGGAAAAaacagaagaagaagaaagaagaagaagaagaagaagaagaagaaaaatgacaaaaattagggaaaaaaagtcaaaagattttttttttaattttttagattatGACATTATCATAATGTTATTTATGCCACGTGTCACAATTTTATTCTATCACATGTCCTGAGTTTAACAGCGTTAGACTTAGGTACCGATTTAATTGATGGAAAAAAATTTAGGTATCAATTTGAGAGAAATGGACaaatttaggtaccaattttatatttacccaaaaatttaaaatagataaaaaagtaaaaataaataaaaattatttaaaaattcataatttgataaaaattttaaaaatataaattaaaaattttaaaaataatctaaagtttaaaatttataagaattcatgtaatttaatttttgtaatttttcaacTTTCTCTTCCCCCAAGCACTAATTTTCTCTCTCACTTTCTCATTCACTTCAtctgtttttgagttttggaggATAGAAAATACTTTCTCAAACAAAAAGTATGATTTTAGAAGACAAAGGTGATTTTCATTTTcttggaaaataaaaaatatgaaaaatgttatgaaatatttatgTGGATATCATTATCAACCCCATAAGTTATAAAACTCTTCCTATACCCCATAAGTTATGAGACTTTTACTATACCCTATTAATATGGGAGATAAAAGGTCATGACCCTTTATATGCCCTATAATAATTAGAGAGTTACTTTTAACCTTATATATATGGGGCTCATGTACTcatgaaatatataaaaaaaaagatataCTCTCTCTTCTACATTCTCTCTACACTCTTTCTTCTATCACATTTTagtttattctttctttattatttcacAATACGTTATCAGCACGAGTCTCTAATACAAGAAATCAAGGCCAACAATTTTTTCCTTAAAGATTGTCGAAGGACGCTTAGGTAAAGTAAGGGTAACAAGTTGATCTATTTCATTTGCAtattaacatgttttattttacattattgacTTGTATATTTTATCTTATAGTTTTATAATGTCAAATCTTACAAAACTCGAATTTGTGGCTCTGGATGTCACTGGAAATAACTATTTATCATGGGTACTAGATGCTGAAATTCACTTAGATGCAAAGGGTCTTGGTGAGACTATTAAGGAGGGAAATGAAGAAAGTACACAAGATAAGGCCAAGGCCATGATTTTCCTTCGCCATCACCTCTATGAAGGTCTAAAGACCGAATATTTGACTGTTAATGACCCTCAAATTCTTTGGGCCAATCTAAAGGAAAGATATGACCACCAGAAAACTGTGATTTTGCCTAAAGCTCGTTATGAGTGGTGAATTTAAGATTGCAAGACTTTAAGTCATTAGTGATTATAACTCGCCATGTTCGTAATCACTTCACAATTGAATTTATGTGGAGAGAAGATTACTGATGCAGAAATGTTAGAAAAAACATACTTAACTTTCCATGCAAATAATGTTGTCCTGCAGACACAATATCGTGAAAAAGGCTTTCAGAAATACTCTGAATTAATTTCTTGTCTCCTAGTGGCGGAGCAAAACAACGAGCTGCTAATGAAAAACCATGAATTACGCCCAACTGGCTCTGCTCCATTCCCTGAAGCGAATGTGAGTTTACACAATGGACAAGAATTAAAAGAAACACATCATGCAAATAGTAGTGTGCGTGGCCGTGGTCGTGGCCGAGGGCGTGGCCGCGGACATAGATATGGATATGGTCGAGGTGGTCGTTttaaaaattcacattcctaccaGAAGTGGGATCGGAAAAATGGTAACagggaagagaaagaaaaaaggtGAAAATGTGACTAATGTATGCTATCGTTATGGAGGAAAAGGACATTGGTCTCGTGTGTGTCGCACACAAAAGCATCTAGTTGATCTTTATCGTGATCCATAAAATGAAGGAAAGAAAGTAGAAACCAATCTTGTGTATAAAGATGGCGAAGGTGATTTTGATGATGGCAATGCAACCCACTTAGAAGTGGCTGATTTTCTTTCTGCCCCTGAAGGAAATTATTAAGGCcacaaattttgataaataataaaataaacctcTACTACTCTATGTTTCATTTAGCAACTTTAATAATGATGTTATGACCTTTACTAGTGCTATGTTTTATGTGATAATTTTGTTTTATAgacattttagtaatttgaaCTTTGAATACCTGTTTTCACcattatgtgtgacattttgtggttattttgtttctttgaagAACATTATCTCGCAAAGGTAATCAGCTATGAATGGTGAAAATATATGTCTAGCAGACAGTGCAACTACTCACACCATATTGAAAGACaagagatatttttcttatttaataatgaaagaagaAAGTGTGAGCACTATATCCGTAGTACAACTATTATAGAAGGCTCGGAAGAgcaattattttattaccaaggggaacaaaattgaaattattaatgCATTATACTCCCTtaagtctcaaagaaatttattgagttttaaaaatattcgccaaaatggatatcatattgagacttTAAACGAAGGAAATTGTGAATTCCTTCAAATTACGAGTATTGCTCAAGGCAATAAACAAATTTTGAGAAATTGCACGCATTCTTTCTTGGTTTGTATTACACAAAGATCGGTTCTATAGAAACACATGCTatagtaaaccagaagtttactaatGACTTTGTTCTTTGGCATGACTGGTTAGGCCATCCCGGTTCAATAATGATgcaaaaaataattgaaaattcatgTGGACATTCATTGAAGAGCCAACAGATTCTTCAAAACATTACATGTGCTACATGTTCACTGGGGAAATTAATAATCCGACCATCACCAGCTAAGATAAATAACGATCCACTTACTTTTCTTGAGCGAATTCAAGGGGATATATGTGGGTTTATACATCCCCCATGTGGACCATTTAGGTACTTTATGGTTTTAATCGATGCATCGAGTAGATGGTTTCATGTATCTTTGTTATCAACTCGTAACCTGGCGTTTTCGAGATTGCTTGCTCAATTGATTCGATTACGAGCCCATTTTCCAGATTTTCCTATTAAGACCATCCGTCTTGATAATCCTGGTGAATTTACTTCTCAGTCTTTTAATAACTATTGCATGTCCATTAGAATAAGTGTTGAACATCttgtagctcatgttcacacacaaaatggTCTAGTAGaatctttaataaaatgactTCAATTGATAGCAAGGCCATTACTTATGAAGTCAAAACTCCCAATCACTGCTTGGGGGCATGCAATTTTACATGCAGTTGCATTAATTCGCATCAGGCCAACAAGTTATCATAAAGTCTCCCCTTTACAAATAGTTCATGGTCAGGaaccaaatatttcccatctaaGAACATTTGGATGTgccgtatatgttccaattgctccaccacataGAACTAAGATGGGACCTCAAAGAAGGTTGGATATATATGTTGGATTTGAATCCTATCCATAATTAAATATCTAGAACCATCTAGGGAATCTATTTACTACTCGTTTTGCAGATTGTCATTTTGACGAGTCAATTTTTCCAACATTAGGGGAGAAATCAAGCAATTTGGATAAGAAATTTAGTTGGAAAGAGTTGTCATTAGCTCATCTTGATCCTCGAACTAAGCAATGTGATTTAGAAGTTTAAAAGATTATTCATTTACAAAGTTTAGCTAATGAATTGCCAGACGTATTTTCTGACCCAAAGAAAATGACTAAGTCACATATACCAGTTGTGAATGCTCCAATAAAACTTGATGTCCCAGAAGGACAAAATCTAATTGCTACTGAGTCTAATACACGCCTGAAGCGTGGTAGACCAATTGGTTCTAAAGATAAGAATCCTCGAAAAAAGAAAGGAACAAAGATTAATGATGGcgaaatcaaagaaaaaatgatTATACCGGGATCTCTTGAAGAGACTATAGACATGACTGGAAGAATAGTTTCAGAAGAAAATCAGGTACCTGATAATGAAGAGATCTCTGTTGATTATGTCATGTCCGGTATAAAATGGAACCAAAATCAAATCGACGTCGATGATATTTTTGCATGCAATGTAGCACTAGATGTTATAAATAATAAAGAGGATTATGAACCAAAATCGATTGAAGAATGTAAACAAAGAGAtgattggccaaaatggaaagaagCAATTGAAAATTAATTGAAATCGCTAGCGAAAAGAGAACTGTTTAGACCTGTAGTCCGTATACGTACAGGTGTGAAACCAGTGGGATATAAATGAGTTTTTGTgcgtaaaagaaatgaaaagagtgAAATTGTAAGGTATAAAGCACGTTTAGTTGCACAAGGATTCTCACAAAGACCTGGAATTGATTATGAGgagacatattctcctgtggTGGATGCAACTACATTTAGATTTTTGATAAGTCTGGCTATAAGAGAAGGGCTTGATTTACGCCTAATGGATGTAGTAATGACTTATTTGTATGGCCCATGGATACTAACATTTATATGAAACTCCTGAAGGATTTAAACCGCACAAGCGGTGGGTTCGAGTTCTAGAGAATATTATTCGATCAAATTGCACAAATCCCTTTATGGATTGAAACAATCCGGACGCATGTGGTATAATCGCCTAAGCGAGTATTTGTTAATAGAAGGATACAAGAATGATCCAATTTGCCCATGCATTTTCATTAAGAAGTTTGGATCTGGATATGTAATTATTGCAGTATATGTTGATGATTTGAATATCATTGGAACTCCTG harbors:
- the LOC108485067 gene encoding uncharacterized protein LOC108485067, encoding MSNLTKLEFVALDVTGNNYLSWVLDAEIHLDAKGLGETIKEGNEESTQDKAKAMIFLRHHLYEGLKTEYLTVNDPQILWANLKERYDHQKTTQYREKGFQKYSELISCLLVAEQNNELLMKNHELRPTGSAPFPEANVSLHNGQELKETHHANSSVRGRGRGRGRGRGHRYGYGRGGRFKNSHSYQKWDRKNGKKVETNLVYKDGEGDFDDGNATHLEVADFLSAPEGNY